The following nucleotide sequence is from Rhodospirillaceae bacterium.
GGTTCGCCAACAACGTTAATGATCCGGCCCAAGGTTTCCGGTCCAACCGGTACGTTGATCGAGTCGCCGGTATCAGCAACTGCCTGACCCCGAACCAAGCCGTCCGTGGTGTCCATGGCAACGGTCCGAACCGTTGATTCGCCCAAGTGCTGTGCGACTTCCAAAACCAACGTTTTGTCTTGGTGGTCAACGTGAAGGGCATTCAAAATGTTGGGCAGCTCGCCTTCGAACTGCACGTCAACAACGGCGCCCATGACTTGGGTAATTTTGCCGGTTGTATTCTCACTCATCGTTCAAGCTCCTATGGGCTTAAGTTCGTCTGTTTCGTCTAATCCGTTAAAGCGCTTCCGCACCGGAAATAATTTCAATCAATTCGCTGGTGATAACTGCCTGACGGGTCCTGTTATAGGTCATCGTCAAGTCATCCAACATATCGCCCGCATTACGGGTCGCATTATCCATCGCCGTCATTCGCGCGCCTTGTTCGGAGGCATAGCCTTCCAACAACGCACGGAACACCTGCACCGAAAGATTTCTCGGCAGAAGGTCTTCCAAAATTTCACTCTCAGACGGCTCCATGATGTAGAGGGTGTTTGTACCGACGGCTTGATCTTCGGCTTCGTCTGCCTCAGGAACTGCGAAGGGAATAAGCTGCTGAGCCGTTAGAACCTGGCTCATCGCCGACTTAAACGTGTTGAAGTAGAGAGTGCATATATCAAACTCCCCGGCTTCAAACATATCGCTGATCTTAGCAGCGACTTCACGTGCGGTGTCGAATTGGGCACCGTTGCGGGTGACGTCTTCGTAGGTATCGGCAATCAGACTCTCAAACTCGCGCTTGAGCCCGTCGCGGCCTTTGCGACCGACACACAACAATTTCACAGTCTTGCCTGCGGCCTGAAGGTCGAGAACTTTCAAACGGGCGGCACGTACGATGGAACTGTTGAAACCACCACAAAGACCACGGTCGGCAGTCACAACAACAAGCAGATGAACCTTGTCAGCGCCAGTGCCACTGAGCAACTTAGGTGCGCCGGAACCTTCCGGCATGGTTGCGGTCACTTGACCCAACATCCGCTCCATCCGCTCGGCGTACGGTCGGCCTTCCTCGGCGGCGACCTGTGCGCGGCGCAGCTTGGATGCCGCGACCATTTTCATGGCGGCGGTAATTTTTTGCGTCGATTTGACGCTGGTGATGCGGATCCGAAGATCCTTGAGATTAGCCATGGGCTATTTTCCCGTTATCCCTTAAGCGAATGTCTTGACGAACCCTTCGAGGAACGTCGTTAGTTTCTTATCAGTCTCATCCGAAAGATCACCGCTTTCACGGATCGCATCCAAAATTTCGCCGCCCTTGGCGCGCACTTCGTCCAAAAGAGCCAATTCAAACCGGGTTACGTCCGATGCTTTCAAGCCATCGAGGAAGCCCCGGACACCCGCAAAGATAGAGACGACCTGCTCTTCAACTGGCAACGGCTGAAACTGACCTTGTTTGAGAATTTCCGTTAGCCGCTCACCACGGGCAAGCAACTGTTGCGTTGACGCATCTAGATCAGATGCAAACTGCGCAAATGCCGCCATTTCACGGTACTGCGCCAGTTCTAGCTTGATCGAGCCGGAAACCTTTTTCATCGCCTTCACCTGGGCAGCAGAACCAACCCGGCTGACTGAGATACCAACGTTCACAGCCGGACGAATGCCCTGATAGAACAGTTCGGTTTCCAGGAAGATTTGACCATCGGTAATGGAAATCACGTTCGTCGGGATATAGGCCGACACGTCACTGGCCTGAGTTTCGATCACCGGCAACGCGGTTAAGGAGCCTGCGCCGTTGTCTTCGTTCATTTTTGCCGCGCGCTCCAAAAGACGTGAGTGCAAATAGAACACGTCACCCGGATACGCTTCACGTCCAGGGGGGCGACGCAGCAACAGAGACATCTGACGATAAGCAACGGCTTGCTTGGACAGGTCATCATAGAAAATAACCGCGTGCATGCCGTTATCACGGAAGTATTCACCCATCGTGCAACCGGCATAAGGTGCCAAGAACTGCATTGGTGCAGGCTCTGACGCGGTCGCCGCCACCACGGTGGTGTATTCCATCGCGCCGTTTTCTTCCAAGGTCTTAACGATCTGCGCCACAGTCGAGCGTTTTTGGCCGACCGCGACATAGATGCAATGCATCTTTTCAGAATCGTCTTTAGCCGCATCGTTGATGTTCTTCTGGTTCAAAATGGTGTCGACGATAATTGCCGTCTTACCGGTCTGACGGTCACCAATGATCAATTCACGCTGGCCGCGACCAACGGGAATAAGACTATCAATAGCCTTAAGGCCTGTCTGCATTGGCTCGTGCACTGATTTTCGCGGAATAATACCAGGGGCTTTAACTTCAAGACGCGTCCGTTCGGCATCTTCTAGCGGACCCTTACCATCGATTGGCTCACCCAAACCGTTTACCACACGACCCAGCAGACTTTTATTCACCGGCACGTCGATGATTTCACCGGTTCGCTTAACCGTGTCGCCTTCTTTAATGGCGCGGTCATCACCGAAGATCACGACACCGACGTTGTCAGTTTCAAGGTTCAA
It contains:
- a CDS encoding F0F1 ATP synthase subunit gamma; this translates as MANLKDLRIRITSVKSTQKITAAMKMVAASKLRRAQVAAEEGRPYAERMERMLGQVTATMPEGSGAPKLLSGTGADKVHLLVVVTADRGLCGGFNSSIVRAARLKVLDLQAAGKTVKLLCVGRKGRDGLKREFESLIADTYEDVTRNGAQFDTAREVAAKISDMFEAGEFDICTLYFNTFKSAMSQVLTAQQLIPFAVPEADEAEDQAVGTNTLYIMEPSESEILEDLLPRNLSVQVFRALLEGYASEQGARMTAMDNATRNAGDMLDDLTMTYNRTRQAVITSELIEIISGAEAL
- a CDS encoding F0F1 ATP synthase subunit alpha codes for the protein MDIQASEISAILKEQIANFGTEVEVAEVGQVLSVGDGIARVYGLDNVQAGELVEFPGGIKGMALNLETDNVGVVIFGDDRAIKEGDTVKRTGEIIDVPVNKSLLGRVVNGLGEPIDGKGPLEDAERTRLEVKAPGIIPRKSVHEPMQTGLKAIDSLIPVGRGQRELIIGDRQTGKTAIIVDTILNQKNINDAAKDDSEKMHCIYVAVGQKRSTVAQIVKTLEENGAMEYTTVVAATASEPAPMQFLAPYAGCTMGEYFRDNGMHAVIFYDDLSKQAVAYRQMSLLLRRPPGREAYPGDVFYLHSRLLERAAKMNEDNGAGSLTALPVIETQASDVSAYIPTNVISITDGQIFLETELFYQGIRPAVNVGISVSRVGSAAQVKAMKKVSGSIKLELAQYREMAAFAQFASDLDASTQQLLARGERLTEILKQGQFQPLPVEEQVVSIFAGVRGFLDGLKASDVTRFELALLDEVRAKGGEILDAIRESGDLSDETDKKLTTFLEGFVKTFA